A region from the Triticum urartu cultivar G1812 chromosome 1, Tu2.1, whole genome shotgun sequence genome encodes:
- the LOC125552003 gene encoding DNA mismatch repair protein MSH2 isoform X1 yields MDSEDCLPEGGKLPELKLDARQAQGFISFFKKLPKDPRAIRFFDRRDYYTAHGENATFIAKTYYHTMTALRQLGGNSDGISSVSVSRAMFETIARNLLLDRTDHTLELYEGSGSSWRLTKSGTPGNIGSFEDILFANNDMQYSPVTVALFPVFREGQLYVALSFVDMTNRKLGLAEFPEDSRFTNVESALVALGCKECLLPADFEKSIDLQPLQDAISNCSILLTERKKAEFKSRDLVQDLGRIIRGSVEPVRDLLSQFDYALGTLGALVSYAELLADDTNYGNYTIEKFNLDCYMRLDSAAVRALNIVEGKTDVNKNFSLFGLMNRTCTAGMGKRLLNKWLKQPLIDVNEINNRLDMVQAFAEDPELRQGLRQQLKRISDIDRLTHALRKKSANLQPVVKLYQSCSRIPYIKGVLQQYNGQFSTSVMTRFLSSLEEWLTENRYGRFANLVETAIDLGQVDNGEYRISPLYSSDLAVLKDELSEVENHINNLHMHTATDLDLSVDKQLKLEKGPFGHVFRISKKDEQKVRKKLTTNYIIIETRKDGVKFTSAKLKKLGDQYQSLLGDYTSCQKKIVDNVVQVSCTFSEVFENFAAIISELDVLQSFADLAISCPVPYVRPDITTSEEGDIILQGSRHPCVEAQDGVNFIPNDCTLVRGKSWFQIITGPNMGGKSTFIRQVGVNVLMAQVGSFVPCDQASISVRDCIFARVGAGDCQLRGVSTFMQEMLETASILKGASEKSLIIIDELGRGTSTYDGFGLAWAICEHLVEVTRAPTLFATHFHELTALANKNGDQHQHVPDLGIANYHVGAHIDPSSRKLTMLYKVFIMIMSLFSSGSCVQKVEPGSCDQSFGIHVAEFANFPEAVIALAKSKAEELEDFTSAPNLSGEPSDEVGSKRKRVFSPDDVTRGAARARLLLEDFSALPLDEVDGSKATEMVAKLKSDFEKDAASNPWLQQFL; encoded by the exons ATGGACAGCGAAGACTGCTTGCCGGAGGGGGGAAAGCTCCCGGAGCTCAAGCTAG ATGCGAGGCAAGCCCAGGGTTTCATCTCCTTCTTCAAGAAGTTGCCGAAG GATCCTCGGGCCATTCGTTTCTTTGATCGCCGG GATTATTACACTGCTCATGGTGAGAATGCAACCTTTATTGCAAAGACATACTATCACACAATGACTGCCTTAAGGCAGCTGGGCGGTAACTCTGATGGAATCTCAAGTGTCAGTGTTAGCAGGGCTATGTTTGAGACCATTGCACGCAACCTTTTGTTAGATAGGACGGACCATACACTGGAGCTCTATGAGGGAAGTGGGTCAAGTTGGAGGTTAACAAAATCTGGAACACCTGGAAACATAGGCAGTTTTGAAGATATTCTGTTTGCAAACAATGACATGCAATATTCCCCGGTTACTGTTGCATTGTTTCCTGTCTTCCGTGAAGGTCAGCTATATGTAGCGCTTAGTTTTGTGGATATGACGAACCGGAAGCTTGGGTTGGCTGAGTTCCCTGAAGATAGTCGATTTACAAATGTGGAATCAGCCCTTGTTGCATTAGGTTGCAAGGAGTGTCTTCTTCCAGCAGATTTTGAGAAATCAATAGATTTGCAGCCTCTTCAGGATGCTATTAGCAATTGCAGCATTCTACTGACTGAAAGAAAGAAGGCTGAATTTAAATCTAGAGATCTTGTGCAGGATCTTGGTAGAATAATCAGGGGTTCTGTCGAGCCAGTTCGTGATCTCCTATCTCAGTTTGACTATGCTTTGGGTACCCTTGGAGCTCTAGTATCATATGCTGAGTTGCTAGCAGATGACACTAATTATGGAAATTACACGATTGAGAAATTCAATTTGGACTGCTACATGCGACTTGATTCTGCCGCGGTGCGAGCATTGAATATTGTTGAAGGAAAAACTGATGTAAACAAGAATTTTAGTTTGTTTGGTTTGATGAACAGAACCTGCACTGCTGGGATGGGAAAGCGACTGCTTAACAAATGGCTGAAACAACCTTTGATAGATGTAAACGAAATCAATAACAGATTAGATATGGTTCAGGCTTTCGCAGAAGATCCGGAGCTTCGTCAGGGTCTTAGGCAACAACTTAAAAGGATATCTGATATTGATCGCCTAACACATGCTCTCCGTAAGAAATCAGCCAACCTGCAGCCTGTTGTTAAGCTCTACCAG TCCTGCTCTAGAATCCCATACATCAAGGGTGTTCTTCAGCAATACAATGGCCAATTTTCTACATCTGTAATGACAAGGTTCCTTAGCTCTTTAGAAGAGTGGCTGACAGAGAATCGATATGGTAGGTTTGCTAATCTTGTTGAGACAGCCATTGACCTCGGTCAAGTAGACAATGGCGAGTACAGGATATCTCCCCTATATTCTTCTGATTTGGCTGTGCTGAAGGATGAGCTTTCTGAAGTCGAAAATCACATAAACAATTTGCACATGCATACAGCCACTGATCTGGATCTTTCTGTTGATAAGCAATTGAAGCTAGAAAAAGGCCCATTTGGACATGTGTTCAGAATCTCAAAGAAAGATGAACAGAAAGTCAGGAAAAAGCTCACGACCAATTACATTATCATAGAAACTCGTAAAGATGGTGTGAAGTTTACAAGCGCCAAGCTTAAAAAGCTAGGTGACCAATACCAGTCACTGCTTGGTGATTACACAAGTTGCCAGAAAAAGATTGTTGATAATGTAGTGCAAGTTTCATGCACCTTCTCAGAG GTATTTGAGAATTTTGCTGCAATTATATCCGAGTTGGATGTTTTACAGAGTTTTGCTGATTTGGCAATAAGTTGCCCAGTTCCTTATGTAAGACCAGACATCACAACATCG GAGGAAGGAGATATTATTCTACAAGGTAGTCGGCATCCTTGTGTGGAGGCCCAAGATGGTGTTAACTTCATACCAAATGATTGCACTTTG GTGAGGGGAAAAAGTTGGTTTCAAATCATCACTGGGCCAAACATGGGTGGAAAATCCACTTTTATACGTCAG GTTGGCGTAAATGTCTTGATGGCACAAGTTGGTTCCTTTGTTCCTTGTGATCAGGCAAGCATTAGTGTGAGAGATTGTATTTTTGCTCGTGTTGGTGCTGGTGATTGCCAA CTCCGTGGTGTTTCAACCTTTATGCAAGAGATGCTTGAAACAGCATCCATTTTGAAAGGTGCATCTGAGAAATCTCTCATAATTATCGATGAGTTGGGACGAGGAACTTCCACATATGATGGATTTG GTCTTGCATGGGCTATCTGTGAGCATCTTGTGGAAGTGACTAGGGCGCCTACATTGTTTGCAACTCATTTTCATGAATTAACTGCATTAGCAAATAAAAATGGTGATCAGCACCAACATGTTCCAGATTTGGGAATTGCAAATTATCATGTGGGTGCACATATAGACCCATCAAGTCGGAAGTTGACTATGCTTTATAAG GTCTTCATCATGATAATGTCCCTATTTTCCAGTGGTAGTTGTGTCCAAAAG GTTGAACCTGGTTCCTGCGACCAAAGTTTTGGTATCCATGTTGCGGAATTTGCTAATTTTCCAGAAGCTGTCATTGCTCTTGCAAAAAGCAAAGCTGAAGAGTTAGAAGACTTTACCAGTGCACCTAACTTGAGTGGTGAACCCAGTGACGAG GTTGGATCGAAACGCAAGAGGGTGTTTAGCCCAGATGATGTGACGAGGGGAGCTGCTCGGGCTCGCCTTTTGTTGGAGGATTTTTCTGCATTGCCTCTAGATGAGGTGGATGGGAGCAAGGCTACGGAGATGGTGGCCAAACTGAAATCAGACTTCGAGAAAGATGCAGCCAGTAATCCCTGGCTGCAGCAGTTCCTCTGA
- the LOC125552003 gene encoding DNA mismatch repair protein MSH2 isoform X2, producing MDSEDCLPEGGKLPELKLDARQAQGFISFFKKLPKDPRAIRFFDRRDYYTAHGENATFIAKTYYHTMTALRQLGGNSDGISSVSVSRAMFETIARNLLLDRTDHTLELYEGSGSSWRLTKSGTPGNIGSFEDILFANNDMQYSPVTVALFPVFREGQLYVALSFVDMTNRKLGLAEFPEDSRFTNVESALVALGCKECLLPADFEKSIDLQPLQDAISNCSILLTERKKAEFKSRDLVQDLGRIIRGSVEPVRDLLSQFDYALGTLGALVSYAELLADDTNYGNYTIEKFNLDCYMRLDSAAVRALNIVEGKTDVNKNFSLFGLMNRTCTAGMGKRLLNKWLKQPLIDVNEINNRLDMVQAFAEDPELRQGLRQQLKRISDIDRLTHALRKKSANLQPVVKLYQSCSRIPYIKGVLQQYNGQFSTSVMTRFLSSLEEWLTENRYGRFANLVETAIDLGQVDNGEYRISPLYSSDLAVLKDELSEVENHINNLHMHTATDLDLSVDKQLKLEKGPFGHVFRISKKDEQKVRKKLTTNYIIIETRKDGVKFTSAKLKKLGDQYQSLLGDYTSCQKKIVDNVVQVSCTFSEVFENFAAIISELDVLQSFADLAISCPVPYVRPDITTSEEGDIILQGSRHPCVEAQDGVNFIPNDCTLVRGKSWFQIITGPNMGGKSTFIRQVGVNVLMAQVGSFVPCDQASISVRDCIFARVGAGDCQLRGVSTFMQEMLETASILKGASEKSLIIIDELGRGTSTYDGFGLAWAICEHLVEVTRAPTLFATHFHELTALANKNGDQHQHVPDLGIANYHVGAHIDPSSRKLTMLYKVEPGSCDQSFGIHVAEFANFPEAVIALAKSKAEELEDFTSAPNLSGEPSDEVGSKRKRVFSPDDVTRGAARARLLLEDFSALPLDEVDGSKATEMVAKLKSDFEKDAASNPWLQQFL from the exons ATGGACAGCGAAGACTGCTTGCCGGAGGGGGGAAAGCTCCCGGAGCTCAAGCTAG ATGCGAGGCAAGCCCAGGGTTTCATCTCCTTCTTCAAGAAGTTGCCGAAG GATCCTCGGGCCATTCGTTTCTTTGATCGCCGG GATTATTACACTGCTCATGGTGAGAATGCAACCTTTATTGCAAAGACATACTATCACACAATGACTGCCTTAAGGCAGCTGGGCGGTAACTCTGATGGAATCTCAAGTGTCAGTGTTAGCAGGGCTATGTTTGAGACCATTGCACGCAACCTTTTGTTAGATAGGACGGACCATACACTGGAGCTCTATGAGGGAAGTGGGTCAAGTTGGAGGTTAACAAAATCTGGAACACCTGGAAACATAGGCAGTTTTGAAGATATTCTGTTTGCAAACAATGACATGCAATATTCCCCGGTTACTGTTGCATTGTTTCCTGTCTTCCGTGAAGGTCAGCTATATGTAGCGCTTAGTTTTGTGGATATGACGAACCGGAAGCTTGGGTTGGCTGAGTTCCCTGAAGATAGTCGATTTACAAATGTGGAATCAGCCCTTGTTGCATTAGGTTGCAAGGAGTGTCTTCTTCCAGCAGATTTTGAGAAATCAATAGATTTGCAGCCTCTTCAGGATGCTATTAGCAATTGCAGCATTCTACTGACTGAAAGAAAGAAGGCTGAATTTAAATCTAGAGATCTTGTGCAGGATCTTGGTAGAATAATCAGGGGTTCTGTCGAGCCAGTTCGTGATCTCCTATCTCAGTTTGACTATGCTTTGGGTACCCTTGGAGCTCTAGTATCATATGCTGAGTTGCTAGCAGATGACACTAATTATGGAAATTACACGATTGAGAAATTCAATTTGGACTGCTACATGCGACTTGATTCTGCCGCGGTGCGAGCATTGAATATTGTTGAAGGAAAAACTGATGTAAACAAGAATTTTAGTTTGTTTGGTTTGATGAACAGAACCTGCACTGCTGGGATGGGAAAGCGACTGCTTAACAAATGGCTGAAACAACCTTTGATAGATGTAAACGAAATCAATAACAGATTAGATATGGTTCAGGCTTTCGCAGAAGATCCGGAGCTTCGTCAGGGTCTTAGGCAACAACTTAAAAGGATATCTGATATTGATCGCCTAACACATGCTCTCCGTAAGAAATCAGCCAACCTGCAGCCTGTTGTTAAGCTCTACCAG TCCTGCTCTAGAATCCCATACATCAAGGGTGTTCTTCAGCAATACAATGGCCAATTTTCTACATCTGTAATGACAAGGTTCCTTAGCTCTTTAGAAGAGTGGCTGACAGAGAATCGATATGGTAGGTTTGCTAATCTTGTTGAGACAGCCATTGACCTCGGTCAAGTAGACAATGGCGAGTACAGGATATCTCCCCTATATTCTTCTGATTTGGCTGTGCTGAAGGATGAGCTTTCTGAAGTCGAAAATCACATAAACAATTTGCACATGCATACAGCCACTGATCTGGATCTTTCTGTTGATAAGCAATTGAAGCTAGAAAAAGGCCCATTTGGACATGTGTTCAGAATCTCAAAGAAAGATGAACAGAAAGTCAGGAAAAAGCTCACGACCAATTACATTATCATAGAAACTCGTAAAGATGGTGTGAAGTTTACAAGCGCCAAGCTTAAAAAGCTAGGTGACCAATACCAGTCACTGCTTGGTGATTACACAAGTTGCCAGAAAAAGATTGTTGATAATGTAGTGCAAGTTTCATGCACCTTCTCAGAG GTATTTGAGAATTTTGCTGCAATTATATCCGAGTTGGATGTTTTACAGAGTTTTGCTGATTTGGCAATAAGTTGCCCAGTTCCTTATGTAAGACCAGACATCACAACATCG GAGGAAGGAGATATTATTCTACAAGGTAGTCGGCATCCTTGTGTGGAGGCCCAAGATGGTGTTAACTTCATACCAAATGATTGCACTTTG GTGAGGGGAAAAAGTTGGTTTCAAATCATCACTGGGCCAAACATGGGTGGAAAATCCACTTTTATACGTCAG GTTGGCGTAAATGTCTTGATGGCACAAGTTGGTTCCTTTGTTCCTTGTGATCAGGCAAGCATTAGTGTGAGAGATTGTATTTTTGCTCGTGTTGGTGCTGGTGATTGCCAA CTCCGTGGTGTTTCAACCTTTATGCAAGAGATGCTTGAAACAGCATCCATTTTGAAAGGTGCATCTGAGAAATCTCTCATAATTATCGATGAGTTGGGACGAGGAACTTCCACATATGATGGATTTG GTCTTGCATGGGCTATCTGTGAGCATCTTGTGGAAGTGACTAGGGCGCCTACATTGTTTGCAACTCATTTTCATGAATTAACTGCATTAGCAAATAAAAATGGTGATCAGCACCAACATGTTCCAGATTTGGGAATTGCAAATTATCATGTGGGTGCACATATAGACCCATCAAGTCGGAAGTTGACTATGCTTTATAAG GTTGAACCTGGTTCCTGCGACCAAAGTTTTGGTATCCATGTTGCGGAATTTGCTAATTTTCCAGAAGCTGTCATTGCTCTTGCAAAAAGCAAAGCTGAAGAGTTAGAAGACTTTACCAGTGCACCTAACTTGAGTGGTGAACCCAGTGACGAG GTTGGATCGAAACGCAAGAGGGTGTTTAGCCCAGATGATGTGACGAGGGGAGCTGCTCGGGCTCGCCTTTTGTTGGAGGATTTTTCTGCATTGCCTCTAGATGAGGTGGATGGGAGCAAGGCTACGGAGATGGTGGCCAAACTGAAATCAGACTTCGAGAAAGATGCAGCCAGTAATCCCTGGCTGCAGCAGTTCCTCTGA